Within the Dehalococcoidia bacterium genome, the region ACGCCCAACACCCGGACGGCCGCTGCAAGGCCGTCCCACGTTCGCAGACAGCGCTTCAACACCGGCGTTCGGCAGCCTGGAGGGCACCCCTGGCGGCGCCAGGGCCGATTCTGAAGCCGTCCTGGCTGCGCGCGCCGCGTGGCGGGGGGTGGTGCGTGCGCCGCGCGTGCCGCGAGCTACGAATAGACGCGCTCGGCCCGCACCACGCGCCGCTTGTTGTACTCCGCGGAGGCCTGATCGAACGTGCCCTCGCAGGTGATCATGGTAAGCGACTCGACGGGAGTGTCGCCCACAATTTCGTCAACCGGGGCCTTGTCGGCGTCGTACAATTCTGTATCCGTCACGGTGTAGTGCAGCGTGCGCCCGTCCTGCAGCACGAGCTGGATGTCGTCGCCCTTCTCCAGCTTCTTCAGATCCCAGAAGACGCCGGTCTGGTGCGTGTACCAGTCCACGTGGCCGGAGACCAGGGTATTGCCGCCGTGGGTGGGCAGCGGCGAGAAGTCGTAATAGCCGACGTCATCTTTGGTCTTGGGCGAGTCCATCTCGTTTGTGCCCGCGATCAGGCCGATCGTGACGAAGCGGGCATTGACGCTGATCTTGGGGATCACCAGCCGTGCCAGCGGCGAATCGTCCGGCGTCTCCGTCGGCGTCGCCGAGGGCGGGCGCAGGGCGACTTCAGGCGTCGGCTGCGGCGTGCTGACGGCCGCGGCCGGCGTCGTTCCGGGCAGGCTGATGCCGCTGGTTGCGGGCGGATTCGCCGTCTGCGTTGCCGTGGGCGTCTTCGACTTGCTGCCGCTGCTGCAGCCCGCCAGCAACAGCGCGCCCGCGAGCCCCAGCGCCAGGGTTGCGCCGCGCCCGCCGCGTGTGAAAGTGTGCCGTTCGTTCATCTACCGGGGTTCCTCCACCACTGCGACTCGGGTTCCGCCACCCGGCCGGATACCAGCGTGCGCGCCTCCGCCTGATCCAGCTTAGCCCGGCCGCCGCGCGAGAAGGCAAGCGCGCCAATGCCCTGTCGCCGGGCTCAGCCGGCGAACGGAGCAGAGATTTCAGCGCAGCACTAGTGCCCGCTGCCGTCGGCCGGTGGATTCTGGATACCCGCCTCCACCGCAGGCTCGGGACGCGGCGCCGCCTCGGCGGACTGATAGGCGTCCGGGCCGGGCTCCGCGATCGTGAGACCGGTGCGCGTGCCCTGGTCCAAAAGGCGCCACTGCTCCGGCGCTCCCGGCGAGCCGGCGAACTTGCCGATCGAGAAGTCGTGCCCCGAGAGCCCCACGGGGTTGCCGTTCACGTCGGTGAAGGCCGACTGCTGTGTGCTGAAGGCGTACCAGGCGATGTACTGCAGGTAGGTATCCGTGTAGGAGGTTCGGTCGCGCGTGCCCAGCCAGGTGTCGTAGTGATGCCAGGCGCCGGCATACCAGACCTGGTTCGCACCCTCCTGGTAATACGTCACGTGCCAGGTGCCCGAGTTGTCCTGGAAGTTCGGCCGTGCCAGGCCGATCGTCAGCTCGCGCGTCGGCAGCCCCAGCTCGCGCGTGAGCGAGGAGACGAAGTAGGCGTGGGCGATGCAGATGTACTCGCCGCGCCGTGCGCCCGGCACAAGCGAGCCGTTGACGATACGGCCCAGCAGCACCAGGTCTGTCTGCAACTCGCCCGGATCGCCGATACCGAGCACGCCGTTCACGTACCGGTAGATGTTGTCCGCCGCGCGCTGCGGGTCGTTGGGGAAGACGCCGCCGTTGCGGGCGATCTTGATCGCCCAGCGCCGCAGCATCGGATCGTCGGCCGCGTGGAAGTCCTTGTCGCCCTTGAGGTAGTAGTCGTCGACGTCGTCCTCGTTCGCGGGGCGGCCGACGATCGGCAGATACGTCGGGTAGGTAACGGCCCAGATGTTGGGTGGTGGCGCCGTGGGGGCCGGCGCTGGGGGCGTCGCGGGGGCCGGCGCCGCGGGCGTCGCCGTGCGCGGCGCGGCGGTCGCCTGCGCGTAACTGCGTCCGGCCGGCGCGTGGGTGGGCGACGGCGTGGGCGCCACACCGCCCGCGGCGTCCGGCGCGGGTGAGGCCGGCGCGGGACTCGGCGTCGGCGAAGGGATCGGTGTGGGCGGGGCGCCCTGAATCGGCACGGAGAAGCCGGCAGGCTTTAGCAACGAGGTCGTGTACGTGACGCTCTCGCTGCCGCCGCCGGAGACCGGATAGCCGAGCGTCAGCGTCACGTTGTTGGCCAGCGGGATGTTGCTGACGCTCTCGTCGATCAGCGAGGCGAGGTCCGAGTCGTCTTCGTTGACCACGCGCACGTCGGGGATCTCCAGCAGCGCGGGCGCATTGCCGCCCTGGAAATCCCAGCGGTCGCTGTAGAGAAAGGTTCCGCCGATCTTGGCGGAGATGGTGGCCGGCCCCGAGGCGTTGAGCGCCAGCAGGGCGGTGAAGGAGGACGCCGGGGTGATCTGTCCCAGCGCGGGCCGGCCGTCCAGCTCGGTGATCGCGGGGATCACCCGTACGTTGCGCGATGCCGTATCCGTGTGACCCTGGTGGTCCTGCACGGTGAGTTTGATCGTGTAGTCATCGACGCCGCGGTAGAGGTGGGTGGTCTTCGATCCGCCGCTGGGCGTCGTGCCGTCGCCGAAGTCCCAGCTGAAGTTCGCGATGTCGCCCGTTGAGCTGCTGCCGTCGAGGCTGACCGTGCTGCCGATGGTCAGATCGCCGGGATCGGCGATTACGGCGCTGAGGCCGCCCGTCTGCCGCGGCAGCGAGCGCTGCGGCGGCGTCGCCGGCCGCGTGGCGCCCAGCGCCCGCGGCGGGG harbors:
- a CDS encoding sortase, encoding MNERHTFTRGGRGATLALGLAGALLLAGCSSGSKSKTPTATQTANPPATSGISLPGTTPAAAVSTPQPTPEVALRPPSATPTETPDDSPLARLVIPKISVNARFVTIGLIAGTNEMDSPKTKDDVGYYDFSPLPTHGGNTLVSGHVDWYTHQTGVFWDLKKLEKGDDIQLVLQDGRTLHYTVTDTELYDADKAPVDEIVGDTPVESLTMITCEGTFDQASAEYNKRRVVRAERVYS
- a CDS encoding PKD domain-containing protein; this encodes MAGATPPRALGATRPATPPQRSLPRQTGGLSAVIADPGDLTIGSTVSLDGSSSTGDIANFSWDFGDGTTPSGGSKTTHLYRGVDDYTIKLTVQDHQGHTDTASRNVRVIPAITELDGRPALGQITPASSFTALLALNASGPATISAKIGGTFLYSDRWDFQGGNAPALLEIPDVRVVNEDDSDLASLIDESVSNIPLANNVTLTLGYPVSGGGSESVTYTTSLLKPAGFSVPIQGAPPTPIPSPTPSPAPASPAPDAAGGVAPTPSPTHAPAGRSYAQATAAPRTATPAAPAPATPPAPAPTAPPPNIWAVTYPTYLPIVGRPANEDDVDDYYLKGDKDFHAADDPMLRRWAIKIARNGGVFPNDPQRAADNIYRYVNGVLGIGDPGELQTDLVLLGRIVNGSLVPGARRGEYICIAHAYFVSSLTRELGLPTRELTIGLARPNFQDNSGTWHVTYYQEGANQVWYAGAWHHYDTWLGTRDRTSYTDTYLQYIAWYAFSTQQSAFTDVNGNPVGLSGHDFSIGKFAGSPGAPEQWRLLDQGTRTGLTIAEPGPDAYQSAEAAPRPEPAVEAGIQNPPADGSGH